Proteins encoded by one window of Chaetodon trifascialis isolate fChaTrf1 chromosome 15, fChaTrf1.hap1, whole genome shotgun sequence:
- the aqp8b gene encoding aquaporin-8b, which yields MVEEKMEMGEVGTSLMSSEAKTPPARRPNRFERLFQPCLGELVGTTFFVFIGCVSAIENEGGRIQPAVVHGLMVAAMVACMAEISGSHFNPPFTLAIYLCGGIELNMVVPYLACQLTGGVLGAAMAKAMTSRESYAKAHGAAFDLLQPDGEIGGALFGEVAMTCLITMVVLLGAFNSKTRSPLVPFMVGCTVIANILAGGGISGTCMNPARAFGPAVVSNYWTYHWVYWVGPIAGGLIAAALVRLLLGDRKVRLILK from the exons AtggtggaggagaagatggagatggGTGAAGTCGGGACGTCTCTCATGTCCTCAGAGGCCAAGACGCCTCCGGCCAGACGTCCTAACAGATTTGAGAGGTTGTTTCAGCCCTGTCTGGGTGAGCTGGTGGGAActacattttttgtgtttatcgGGTGTGTGTCGGCCATTgagaatgagggagggaggattcAGCCAGCTGTGGTGCACGGCCTGATGGTGGCTGCCATGGTGGCTTGCATGGCGGAGATCAG TGGGTCACATTTCAACCCCCCATTCACTCTGGCCATCTATCTCTGTGGAGGGATAGAGCTGAATATGGTGGTCCCATACCTTGCATGTCAGTTGACTGGAGGGGTGCTTGGAGCTGCTATGGCAAAG GCGATGACCTCGAGAGAGAGCTACGCCAAAGCCCACGGAGCTGCGTTTGATCTGCTGCAGCCAGACGGAGAAATAGGAGGCGCTCTGTTTGGAGAGGTAGCCATGACCTGCCTGATCACAATGGTAGTGCTGCTGGGGGCTTTCAACAGCAAGACCAGAAGCCCCCTGGTGCCTTTCATGGTGGGCTGCACTGTTATCGCCAACATCCTGGCCGG TGGAGGTATATCTGGCACCTGTATGAACCCAGCCAGGGCCTTCGGTCCAGCCGTAGTGAGCAACTACTGGACTTATCACTGGGTCTACTGGGTGGGACCCATCGCAGGAGGCCTAATAGCAGCTGCTCTGGTTCG aCTCCTGCTGGGAGACAGGAAGGTTCGACTCATtctgaaatga
- the LOC139343312 gene encoding meteorin-like protein yields MLPNVIIFMYMLSLQLRHCAADLCNWSGSGFAAGVDSRIVLQVRLRCTEGSVRWIYPGQALRVVLEPNLSSARRTTVCIKPSPSFRGASVFIERAGELELLVTEGGRPQQQVFCFRADGPHRPAIYLQSSPQSDGAWSRRTMGFRYELLANRSAAPNLGHSGIQTSCRPCDDTELLMAICNSDFVVRGSIKNVSHDTARQTSLVEVSALRVYWQRSGVFEQQAATSGSSRPVSSWRGHIRTLLRCQVKPGDGDFLFTGSEHFGEAWLGCAPRYKDFLSVYQTAWAARRNSCDFPLD; encoded by the exons ATGTTGccaaatgtgattattttcatgtacATGCTGAGTCTTCAGTTGCGGCACTGCGCAGCTGATCTGTGCAACTGGTCTGGAAG CGGTTTTGCAGCTGGTGTGGACTCCAGGATCGTACTCCAGGTGCGGCTGCGCTGTACAGAGGGCTCGGTCAGGTGGATATACCCGGGCCAGGCTCTCCGGGTGGTGCTGGAGCCCAACCTGTCTTCCGCCCGGCGCACCACTGTCTGCATCAAACCGTCTCCCTCTTTCCGCGGAGCCAGCGTGTTCATTGAACGGGCCggagagctggagctgctggtgaCGGAGGGCGGGCGGCCCCAGCAGCAGGTGTTCTGTTTCCGGGCGGATGGTCCGCACAGGCCCGCCATCTACCTCCAGTCCAGCCCGCAGAGCGATGGAGCCTGGAGCAGACGCACGATGGGCTTCAGATATGAGCTGCTGGCCAACAGGAGTGCTGCACCCAACCTGggccacagcgggattcaaa CTTCATGCCGACCCTGCGATGATACAGAACTCCTCATGGCCATCTGCAACAGTGACTTTG TGGTCCGAGGCTCCATCAAGAACGTCTCTCATGACACTGCTCGTCAGACATCGCTGGTGGAGGTATCAGCATTGAGGGTGTACTGGCAGCGCAGTGGGGTCTTTGAGCAACAAGCAGCCACCTCCGGTTCATCTCGGCCTGTCTCATCTTGGCGTGGACACATCCGAACACTCCTGCGGTGCCAGGTGAAGCCTGGGGACGGAGACTTTCTCTTCACTGGGTCAGAACACTTTGGGGAAGCTTGGTTAGGGTGTGCCCCGCGATATaaagacttcctgtctgtctaccAGACGGCCTGGGCGGCACGTCGGAATTCCTGTGACTTCCCTTTAGACTGA